From a region of the Synechococcus sp. RS9916 genome:
- a CDS encoding DUF3122 domain-containing protein: protein MGLLRRLLLSVLAAVLLLLVTPGIAVAQVHEHQDENGAPMVRSLESLRDLDYQSWQAVAYRTGKPGNPVVLRIVGYPGKVRLEHPTDLVVQAGVKEWTLPDITLENKALASDSRDAAAEFALDPLLNDLQNNRPLRLYLDGVLNELPVPPFVVGEWRQVQKAPLG, encoded by the coding sequence ATGGGTCTGCTGCGCCGCTTGTTGTTGTCTGTGCTTGCTGCCGTGTTGCTGCTGCTGGTCACTCCGGGGATTGCAGTCGCCCAGGTGCATGAGCACCAGGATGAAAACGGTGCACCGATGGTGCGCAGCCTTGAGAGCCTGCGCGACCTCGACTATCAGAGCTGGCAGGCGGTGGCTTATCGCACCGGTAAGCCCGGCAACCCTGTGGTGCTGCGCATTGTTGGGTATCCCGGCAAGGTGCGCCTTGAGCACCCCACCGACCTGGTGGTGCAGGCCGGGGTGAAGGAGTGGACCTTGCCTGACATCACCCTGGAGAACAAAGCTCTGGCCAGCGACAGCCGTGATGCAGCTGCTGAATTTGCCCTGGATCCGCTGCTCAACGACCTTCAGAACAACCGCCCCTTGCGCCTGTATCTCGATGGCGTGCTCAATGAGCTGCCGGTGCCTCCCTTTGTGGTGGGTGAATGGCGCCAGGTGCAGAAGGCGCCCCTGGGATGA
- a CDS encoding flotillin family protein — translation MFFAVGITGAAGLWAFVVMLRQLYFICQPSEVLIFAGLSRTTGDGRKVGYRTVRGGSALRIPVLEDVMRLDLSNMIIELRVENAYSKGGIPLNVAGVANIKISGDEPGIHNAIERLIGKSQDDIRHIAKETLEGNLRGVMASLTPEQLNEDKITFARTLLEEAEDDLQKLGLVLDTLQIQNISDDVRYLDSIGRKQLVELKRDSRIAEAEATSQSAVKQAENARITSLRRLDKDLAVATANAQKRIKDALTRREALVAEVEAEIGAELARAEAELPVQEERIKQVTQQLEADVIAPAESECQTMMAEAKGAAATIVEQGRSQAEGLQDLVTSLKRSGSDAKRLFLLQKLEPLLTMLSDTVQPIEVEEVALIGEREGQMNLSIATLLRQLQDSTGLRITQSGGSTPDLPQAVNDAADGAGGLNG, via the coding sequence ATGTTTTTTGCTGTTGGAATCACCGGTGCTGCCGGACTCTGGGCCTTTGTGGTGATGCTCAGGCAGCTGTATTTCATCTGCCAGCCCAGTGAAGTGCTGATCTTTGCGGGTCTCAGTCGCACCACGGGTGATGGCCGCAAGGTGGGCTACCGCACCGTGCGCGGTGGCAGTGCCTTGCGCATCCCTGTGCTGGAAGACGTGATGCGTCTCGACCTCAGCAACATGATCATCGAGCTGCGGGTGGAGAACGCCTACTCCAAGGGAGGCATCCCTCTGAATGTGGCGGGTGTGGCCAACATCAAGATCTCCGGCGATGAGCCGGGGATCCACAACGCGATCGAACGCCTGATCGGCAAAAGCCAAGACGACATCCGCCACATCGCCAAAGAAACCCTTGAGGGCAACCTGCGCGGCGTGATGGCCAGCCTCACCCCCGAGCAGCTCAATGAAGACAAGATCACCTTTGCCCGTACCTTGCTGGAGGAGGCGGAAGACGATCTGCAGAAGCTGGGGCTGGTGCTCGACACCCTGCAGATCCAGAACATCTCCGATGACGTGCGCTATCTCGATTCGATCGGCCGCAAGCAGCTGGTGGAGCTGAAGCGGGATTCGCGCATTGCTGAAGCCGAGGCCACGTCGCAATCAGCTGTGAAACAGGCCGAGAACGCCCGCATCACTTCCCTGCGGCGGCTCGACAAGGACCTAGCGGTTGCGACGGCCAACGCCCAGAAACGAATTAAGGATGCCCTTACGCGCCGTGAGGCCCTTGTGGCTGAGGTAGAGGCGGAAATCGGTGCCGAGTTGGCTCGGGCTGAGGCTGAACTGCCGGTGCAGGAGGAGCGCATCAAACAGGTGACCCAACAGCTGGAAGCCGATGTGATCGCACCGGCTGAATCCGAGTGCCAAACGATGATGGCTGAGGCCAAAGGTGCCGCCGCCACGATCGTGGAGCAGGGCCGCTCCCAGGCCGAAGGTCTCCAGGATCTGGTCACGTCCTTGAAGCGTTCCGGCTCGGATGCCAAGCGCCTCTTCCTGCTGCAGAAGCTGGAGCCGTTGCTCACCATGCTCAGCGACACCGTGCAGCCCATCGAGGTGGAAGAAGTCGCCTTGATTGGGGAACGGGAGGGGCAGATGAACCTGTCGATCGCCACCTTGTTGCGGCAACTGCAAGACAGCACCGGCCTGCGCATCACCCAGTCGGGTGGATCAACGCCTGATCTCCCGCAGGCGGTGAACGATGCGGCCGACGGTGCTGGCGGGCTCAACGGCTAG
- the ribD gene encoding bifunctional diaminohydroxyphosphoribosylaminopyrimidine deaminase/5-amino-6-(5-phosphoribosylamino)uracil reductase RibD, which yields MSAAEQRWIPWMRRALQLAALADGHTSPNPLVGAVVLDAAGQLVGEGFHARAGEPHAEVGALAQAGDAARGGTIVVTLEPCCHHGRTPPCADAVIAAGIQRVVVALTDPDPRVAGGGLQRLRDAGLEVISGVLEAEAAYQNRAFVHRVQTGRPWGVLKWAMGLDGRTALSNGASQWISGPPARAWVHQLRAGCDAVIVGGGTVRADDPLLTSRGRCASEPLRVVLSRSLDLPQSAQLWDQTVAPTLVAHGPVAVAAAADEAPASVRLAALQGHGVAVQQLDRCEPEALFPELASRGCNRVLWECGPSLAAAALHQGCVQELAVVIAPKVMGGELARTPLGDLGFTAMDQVVPVSLAAAQNLGRDLLLQGVVGAMPIQDGVTRGTRQ from the coding sequence ATGTCTGCTGCCGAGCAGCGCTGGATTCCCTGGATGCGCCGGGCATTGCAGCTGGCGGCCCTCGCTGATGGCCACACCAGCCCCAACCCGTTGGTGGGTGCGGTGGTGCTTGATGCTGCTGGGCAGCTCGTGGGCGAAGGGTTTCATGCCCGCGCCGGAGAGCCCCATGCCGAGGTGGGTGCTCTGGCCCAGGCCGGGGATGCGGCCCGCGGCGGCACGATCGTCGTCACCCTTGAGCCCTGTTGTCACCACGGCCGCACGCCTCCCTGCGCGGATGCCGTGATCGCCGCAGGCATCCAGCGGGTGGTGGTCGCCCTCACCGATCCCGATCCCCGGGTGGCGGGAGGTGGTCTTCAGCGTCTGCGGGATGCCGGCCTTGAGGTGATCAGCGGTGTCCTCGAAGCGGAGGCGGCTTACCAGAACCGGGCCTTTGTGCACCGGGTGCAGACGGGCCGCCCCTGGGGCGTTCTCAAGTGGGCGATGGGCCTCGATGGGCGCACGGCCTTGAGCAATGGCGCCAGCCAGTGGATCAGCGGTCCGCCGGCACGGGCGTGGGTGCATCAACTGCGGGCTGGCTGTGATGCGGTGATCGTGGGCGGTGGCACCGTTCGTGCGGATGACCCCCTGCTCACCAGTCGCGGTCGCTGCGCTTCGGAGCCATTGCGGGTGGTGCTCAGCCGCAGCCTTGATCTGCCCCAGTCCGCCCAGCTATGGGATCAAACGGTTGCGCCCACCCTGGTGGCCCATGGCCCTGTGGCCGTCGCTGCGGCGGCTGATGAGGCACCAGCGTCTGTTCGATTGGCGGCATTGCAGGGCCATGGCGTTGCTGTTCAGCAACTCGATCGCTGTGAGCCTGAGGCCCTGTTTCCTGAGCTCGCCAGCCGCGGTTGCAACCGAGTGCTGTGGGAATGCGGCCCGTCGCTGGCCGCCGCTGCTCTGCATCAGGGCTGCGTGCAGGAGCTGGCGGTGGTGATTGCTCCCAAAGTGATGGGCGGTGAGCTGGCGCGCACTCCCCTGGGGGATCTGGGGTTCACCGCCATGGATCAGGTGGTGCCGGTGAGCCTGGCTGCAGCCCAGAACTTGGGCCGCGATTTGTTGCTGCAGGGCGTCGTCGGTGCGATGCCGATTCAGGATGGAGTCACTCGCGGGACACGCCAATGA
- a CDS encoding NfeD family protein produces the protein MTWTYLFCLIAGGVLITLSIASDADANLNVDGLNGDGGGITEGGNPAVLFSTSFWSFGLAAFGLCGLLLQLFQGSVSSPFTLPLALLLGLLMGWGAALALRVLARRDANTVVRSDDLIGSEATVTLPLSVDERGFVELSVRGSLLRRAARSGSRPLQRGERVVILRSDGPTLIVDPLDMAD, from the coding sequence ATGACGTGGACCTATCTCTTCTGCCTGATCGCCGGTGGGGTGTTGATCACCCTGTCGATCGCCAGTGATGCCGATGCCAATTTGAACGTGGACGGTTTGAACGGTGATGGTGGCGGCATCACTGAGGGCGGAAACCCGGCGGTGCTGTTCAGCACGTCGTTCTGGTCGTTTGGCTTGGCGGCCTTTGGTCTCTGCGGTCTGCTGTTGCAGCTGTTTCAGGGATCTGTCTCCTCACCGTTCACGTTGCCCTTGGCTCTGTTGCTGGGTCTGCTGATGGGCTGGGGCGCTGCCCTCGCCCTACGGGTGCTGGCCCGCCGTGATGCCAACACGGTGGTGCGATCCGATGATCTGATCGGCAGCGAAGCCACAGTCACCTTGCCCTTGTCGGTGGATGAGCGCGGCTTTGTGGAGCTGTCGGTGCGCGGCAGCTTGTTGCGCCGGGCTGCCCGCAGTGGTTCCAGGCCGCTGCAGCGGGGTGAGCGGGTGGTGATTCTCCGCTCCGATGGCCCCACGCTGATCGTCGATCCACTCGACATGGCCGACTGA
- a CDS encoding autotransporter outer membrane beta-barrel domain-containing protein codes for MKRVLAASFLVGAAALLSGSESIAVESNKCTGSGSGLSYATWNCYTIDEDTGVKSGTFNNYFNKIERASSLKPPERYSYPFRFINFFWVPSESGSAYFGVDSSPTSTNLWLNDGPFEGGDITQEQINDVGWFTSGNAYRNQPDGGLCGGKNYKCPWINYGEVEWTAGQIYSVVVTTDYYNNYGEDFFPFGFFSAINGTFALTQEEAVGAAETCGKYYIPSSDQSPVNDKCAIIYTDGDITLETTGGSINSMGAIQYVPGTTGDSVDLQGDLEALLIEDNTRVTYTNPDSTDNFAAIKLVNTSETAPLDASGGVNPETTLVEIPEGAVVESTAGEGNGLMITTQGLGDVSAQSNAYILNYGSITSAGGNAIKISKNATRDKVSVAISNYGTLSGQQAIQIKSGIKADVTLYGGSDITGAINSGAVGMGNKLTLSTANGKDGLLSAPITGAWDVVKTGEGTWTLASTNNRYSGSLTLSGGSGSILQLGDGTNDGNLGTKKVVFSGGETLAVNNNGLTDLRVLGDLKRVGTGEIRLVGNGDIQTSEIGKNITFAAQGKGNFLIGDGNFGSASRLSGEFHVLATPAEVDSGSGNFVFNFRNFTEGEGKPTFATVAITPKKLSSGNIAFLNTYTGEDASRITWYDLKIDTDQIDDLSDLTGGVLQVGARTIVRALNSDSNTNFKNIVIEEGGTFQRGYQGEGRGLKDAVINNLVNSGTVIAKNLVGSTNYGNDNIWANAGSIRLTGGIDMGAGNDILLTNANISSTDKGAFIDGGDGDDIIKFATTGSASFSASTIKNFESAEQVDGTWDYDGDYKTAGVKTITISGGTMHLTDSDASIFEDVVMTGGTILADISDKTSAPLTADSFEYKPSNAKMPPQLIVQAGSTTDPEGTYVILDVPETSQSEMNELAANSTLIYDDEVGEFSGIGEENGIEGTANFDVYMVEGSLNVQVDAKSAPEIDKDLNNIDPSDPDLGLDDDEQELVEIIQDGGPGADLIDSLLPDVIENIELPIISYGTLGKLFVSGFGPRNIDGAGRGMATYNNLLTDVVFERLPLRQFDPVVVEKTVVEQEEVIEESAPPVRGLWNKSGEVSDQQAQQALDQAIAQAEVTGETTIESLEASGFIEDTSLTAQYARRDGVRAWFRGFGGDDHDSYNDNFYNPYYVNAGGGVLGVDVSVTDNFQIGAFANYGNINLIQQNTLAGGGSWNSDGWGGGVKADYWTDNFYVQGLFSATGFSGNQKREIIEITDQLGDDTASGDKSATSYGLAFRLGAPFEAGKFVLEPQFTTTWSFNNEHQFTESGAGQLNLTYKERSTTYVQTDLAMKFSYPINTGETSQLVPSLRVGWLGDWSGNLSDQTLGYRFTNKEANIKSANEDTNGVLVEGGLDYTIANVNSSSYKVYFRGGIEAWGGARGTDYRASGGFEWQF; via the coding sequence ATGAAGCGAGTTCTCGCTGCGTCCTTCCTGGTAGGTGCTGCAGCTCTGTTGTCCGGATCAGAATCCATAGCTGTCGAGTCTAATAAGTGCACAGGATCTGGTTCTGGTCTGAGTTATGCAACATGGAATTGTTATACAATTGACGAGGATACTGGCGTCAAATCAGGCACATTTAATAATTATTTTAATAAAATTGAAAGGGCTTCCAGTCTAAAGCCTCCAGAGAGGTATTCATACCCCTTTAGGTTCATCAATTTTTTCTGGGTTCCATCTGAGAGTGGTAGTGCATATTTCGGCGTTGACAGCTCTCCTACCAGCACGAACCTTTGGCTGAACGATGGGCCATTTGAGGGAGGAGATATAACTCAAGAGCAGATTAATGATGTCGGTTGGTTCACAAGTGGTAATGCATACCGTAATCAGCCAGATGGAGGATTGTGTGGAGGGAAAAATTACAAATGTCCTTGGATAAATTACGGCGAAGTTGAATGGACTGCTGGACAGATTTATTCTGTTGTCGTTACTACTGACTATTACAATAATTATGGTGAGGATTTTTTCCCTTTTGGATTCTTTTCTGCAATTAACGGAACCTTTGCTCTCACTCAAGAGGAGGCTGTAGGAGCTGCAGAAACGTGTGGAAAGTATTATATTCCCAGTAGTGATCAAAGTCCTGTCAATGATAAATGTGCCATCATTTACACAGATGGGGATATCACCCTTGAAACGACTGGTGGGTCGATCAACAGTATGGGTGCAATCCAATATGTACCTGGGACGACAGGAGACTCTGTTGACCTCCAAGGTGACTTGGAAGCTCTCCTGATCGAAGACAACACAAGAGTTACCTACACCAACCCAGATTCCACTGACAATTTTGCAGCTATCAAGCTGGTGAATACCAGTGAAACCGCACCTCTAGATGCTAGTGGTGGTGTGAATCCTGAGACCACACTCGTCGAAATCCCAGAAGGTGCTGTTGTTGAGTCAACTGCAGGTGAGGGTAATGGATTGATGATTACCACCCAAGGTTTGGGTGATGTTTCAGCTCAGTCAAATGCTTATATTTTGAACTATGGATCGATTACGTCTGCGGGTGGTAATGCGATCAAAATCTCTAAGAATGCAACCAGAGACAAGGTTTCTGTTGCTATCAGCAACTATGGAACGCTGAGTGGTCAACAAGCTATCCAGATTAAATCTGGAATTAAAGCTGATGTGACTCTCTACGGAGGTTCTGACATTACGGGTGCCATTAATAGTGGTGCTGTTGGAATGGGGAACAAGCTGACCCTGTCGACTGCAAATGGGAAAGATGGCTTGTTGAGTGCTCCGATCACTGGTGCTTGGGATGTGGTTAAAACTGGTGAGGGAACTTGGACACTTGCTTCAACGAACAACAGGTATTCGGGTTCTCTGACTCTGAGTGGTGGTTCCGGTTCGATCCTGCAGCTGGGTGATGGAACCAATGATGGAAACCTTGGAACCAAAAAGGTTGTATTCAGTGGTGGTGAGACCCTTGCCGTGAATAATAATGGTTTAACAGACTTGAGAGTTTTGGGAGATTTGAAGAGGGTTGGAACAGGAGAGATAAGACTTGTTGGTAATGGTGATATCCAAACTTCAGAAATAGGTAAAAATATTACATTTGCTGCTCAAGGGAAAGGTAATTTTTTAATTGGTGATGGCAATTTTGGATCAGCATCCAGATTATCTGGAGAATTTCATGTTCTCGCTACTCCTGCCGAGGTTGATAGTGGTTCTGGTAATTTTGTCTTTAACTTTAGGAATTTCACAGAGGGTGAAGGCAAACCAACGTTTGCCACAGTTGCTATCACTCCAAAGAAATTGAGTAGTGGAAATATTGCCTTTTTGAATACTTACACTGGCGAAGATGCCTCAAGAATAACTTGGTACGATTTAAAGATTGATACTGACCAGATAGATGATCTATCAGATCTCACCGGTGGTGTTCTTCAAGTTGGCGCACGAACTATTGTGCGTGCTTTAAACTCAGACTCAAATACTAACTTCAAAAATATCGTTATTGAGGAAGGGGGCACATTTCAGAGAGGATATCAAGGTGAAGGAAGGGGTCTGAAAGATGCTGTTATCAATAATCTTGTTAATTCAGGAACAGTTATAGCTAAAAACCTTGTTGGGTCCACCAACTATGGCAACGACAATATTTGGGCTAATGCAGGTTCCATCAGACTTACTGGTGGAATTGATATGGGTGCTGGAAATGACATCCTTTTGACCAACGCCAATATCAGTAGCACTGATAAAGGTGCCTTTATTGATGGTGGTGATGGTGATGACATCATCAAGTTTGCTACCACAGGTTCAGCATCGTTCAGTGCTTCCACAATTAAGAACTTTGAGAGTGCAGAACAGGTTGATGGAACCTGGGACTATGACGGCGATTATAAAACTGCTGGCGTTAAAACAATAACTATCAGTGGAGGAACGATGCACCTCACTGACTCTGATGCCAGCATATTTGAGGATGTTGTGATGACTGGTGGCACAATCCTTGCCGACATTTCAGATAAGACCAGCGCTCCTCTGACGGCTGATTCGTTTGAATACAAACCATCTAATGCAAAGATGCCGCCTCAGCTGATTGTTCAGGCAGGATCTACGACTGATCCAGAAGGGACCTATGTAATCCTTGATGTGCCTGAGACTAGTCAGAGCGAAATGAATGAGCTGGCTGCAAATTCAACGTTGATTTATGACGATGAAGTTGGCGAGTTCTCTGGTATTGGAGAGGAGAATGGCATTGAGGGAACTGCCAACTTCGATGTCTACATGGTAGAAGGAAGTTTGAACGTTCAGGTTGATGCCAAGTCAGCACCAGAAATTGATAAAGACCTGAACAATATTGATCCTTCAGATCCTGACCTGGGTCTGGATGATGATGAGCAGGAGCTAGTTGAGATTATTCAGGATGGAGGTCCAGGGGCTGACCTGATCGACAGCCTTCTGCCTGATGTGATTGAAAACATTGAGTTGCCAATCATCAGCTACGGCACCCTGGGCAAGTTGTTTGTCTCAGGTTTTGGTCCTCGCAACATCGATGGTGCTGGTCGTGGGATGGCCACCTACAACAACCTGCTGACAGATGTTGTGTTTGAACGTCTGCCTCTGCGTCAGTTCGATCCCGTGGTTGTTGAGAAGACTGTGGTGGAGCAGGAGGAGGTGATTGAAGAATCAGCACCTCCAGTCCGTGGTCTTTGGAACAAGAGTGGTGAGGTGTCTGATCAGCAGGCACAACAGGCCCTGGACCAAGCCATTGCTCAGGCAGAGGTCACCGGTGAAACCACGATTGAGTCACTTGAAGCTTCTGGTTTCATTGAAGACACCTCACTGACCGCTCAATACGCACGCCGTGATGGGGTGAGGGCTTGGTTCCGTGGCTTTGGTGGTGATGACCACGACAGCTACAACGACAACTTCTACAACCCCTATTACGTCAATGCTGGTGGTGGAGTGCTGGGTGTTGATGTCTCAGTCACTGACAACTTCCAGATTGGTGCCTTTGCCAACTACGGCAACATCAACCTGATTCAGCAGAACACCCTTGCTGGTGGTGGGTCCTGGAACTCCGATGGTTGGGGTGGTGGCGTAAAGGCTGACTACTGGACCGACAACTTCTATGTCCAGGGTCTGTTCAGTGCCACTGGATTCAGCGGCAACCAGAAGCGGGAGATCATTGAGATCACGGATCAGCTGGGTGATGACACTGCTTCAGGCGACAAGAGTGCCACCAGCTACGGCTTGGCCTTCCGTCTCGGTGCTCCCTTTGAGGCAGGCAAGTTCGTTCTCGAACCCCAGTTCACTACCACCTGGAGCTTCAACAACGAGCACCAGTTCACGGAGAGTGGTGCTGGTCAGCTGAACCTCACCTACAAGGAGCGTTCGACCACCTATGTGCAGACCGACCTGGCGATGAAGTTCTCCTATCCCATCAACACAGGAGAGACTTCTCAACTGGTTCCCTCACTGCGTGTGGGTTGGTTGGGTGACTGGAGCGGCAACCTCAGTGATCAAACCCTGGGGTATCGCTTCACCAACAAGGAGGCCAACATCAAGTCCGCCAATGAGGACACCAATGGGGTGTTGGTTGAAGGCGGTCTGGATTACACCATCGCCAACGTCAACAGCAGCTCCTACAAGGTGTATTTCCGTGGTGGCATCGAAGCCTGGGGTGGAGCCAGGGGCACTGACTACCGGGCATCCGGTGGTTTTGAGTGGCAGTTCTGA
- a CDS encoding flotillin family protein, with translation MQRSLATEPLPLLAQRQPNNNPAGAVVSIGATVFVVIVALTLISRWMIRICRPNEMLVVTGSKSNQGGQGVKGYRVVANGGFTFVKPILETARRMDVTLLPVLVEVSNAYSKGGTPLNIQAIANVKVSTDPAVRNNAIERFLGRDTQEIVQVAKENLEGNLRSVLAQLTPEQVNEDRLRFAEQIADEVGEDLRRLGLQLDTLKIQSVFDDVDYLNSISRRRVAQIVRDAEIAEAEAIGQAERIEAEMEEVAEVVRTEAETVVLEKDNDVRTKVAQMEKEARSEEERTEAAELEARAKAEQQLQKVRAELERLRLRAEAVLPSQAQQKAQELRARGRAAATAEDVKASALVNDLLTQVWEDAGSTAELVFLLQQIEMVLAQATRLPGQLQLKRITALDGDDASSLASLVAVNHKVVRQFFEQVKEILGVDLLGTLSSTGVN, from the coding sequence ATGCAACGCAGCCTGGCAACGGAACCGTTGCCGCTTCTCGCTCAGCGCCAACCCAACAACAACCCTGCTGGAGCGGTGGTGTCGATTGGCGCCACGGTGTTTGTGGTGATCGTGGCACTCACCCTGATCAGCCGCTGGATGATTCGCATCTGCCGGCCCAACGAAATGTTGGTGGTGACCGGATCGAAATCCAACCAGGGTGGCCAGGGGGTGAAGGGCTACCGGGTGGTGGCCAACGGGGGCTTCACCTTTGTGAAGCCGATTCTGGAAACGGCCCGGCGCATGGATGTGACCCTGCTGCCGGTGCTCGTGGAGGTGAGCAACGCCTACTCCAAAGGCGGCACGCCCCTCAACATCCAGGCGATCGCCAATGTGAAGGTGAGCACTGACCCGGCCGTGCGCAACAACGCCATTGAGCGTTTCCTCGGGCGCGACACCCAAGAGATCGTGCAGGTGGCGAAGGAAAATCTCGAGGGCAACCTGCGCAGTGTGCTGGCCCAGCTCACCCCAGAGCAGGTGAATGAAGATCGGCTGCGCTTTGCCGAGCAGATCGCCGATGAGGTGGGGGAAGATTTGCGTCGCCTGGGGCTCCAGCTCGACACCCTCAAGATTCAGAGCGTGTTCGACGACGTCGACTACCTCAATTCGATCAGCCGCCGGCGTGTCGCCCAGATTGTGCGTGATGCCGAAATTGCCGAAGCCGAGGCGATTGGCCAGGCCGAGCGCATCGAGGCGGAAATGGAAGAAGTGGCTGAGGTGGTGCGCACCGAGGCTGAAACCGTGGTGCTGGAGAAAGACAACGACGTGCGCACCAAGGTGGCGCAGATGGAGAAGGAGGCTCGTTCTGAGGAGGAACGCACGGAGGCAGCCGAACTGGAAGCCCGTGCCAAGGCCGAACAACAGCTTCAGAAGGTGCGCGCTGAGCTCGAGCGCCTGCGTCTTCGCGCAGAAGCGGTGCTGCCCTCTCAGGCGCAGCAAAAAGCCCAGGAATTGCGGGCCCGTGGCCGTGCAGCCGCCACTGCTGAAGATGTGAAAGCCAGCGCGCTCGTCAACGATTTGCTTACCCAGGTGTGGGAAGACGCCGGCAGCACCGCGGAGTTGGTGTTCCTGTTGCAGCAGATCGAGATGGTGCTCGCGCAGGCCACCCGTTTGCCCGGCCAACTGCAGCTCAAGCGCATCACCGCCCTTGATGGCGACGATGCCTCCAGCCTCGCCAGCCTTGTGGCTGTGAACCACAAGGTGGTGCGCCAGTTCTTTGAGCAGGTCAAGGAGATCCTTGGCGTCGACCTGCTCGGCACCTTGTCGTCAACCGGAGTGAACTGA
- a CDS encoding nucleotidyltransferase domain-containing protein, translated as MGSSIPIATPSATVAEIRGRKQAQRIHGLRVHAQRLLAQYPGCSLWLFGSLARGDWDAFSDVDVLAVAPERPLAVDLAERVLSQGLADDALPLTLDEWEQRQGGGDLYWSAIAKDALCLAKA; from the coding sequence ATGGGTTCATCCATCCCCATCGCAACGCCATCGGCCACCGTGGCAGAGATTCGTGGCCGCAAGCAGGCCCAACGAATCCATGGTTTGCGCGTGCACGCTCAACGCCTATTGGCGCAGTACCCGGGCTGCAGCCTGTGGTTGTTTGGTTCCCTCGCCAGAGGCGATTGGGATGCTTTTTCCGATGTGGATGTCTTGGCTGTTGCGCCCGAACGACCACTGGCTGTGGATTTGGCCGAGCGAGTCTTGTCACAAGGCCTGGCTGACGATGCCTTGCCTCTCACGCTTGATGAATGGGAGCAGCGCCAAGGTGGAGGCGATCTCTACTGGAGCGCCATCGCTAAGGATGCGTTGTGTCTGGCGAAGGCATGA